Proteins from one Penicillium digitatum chromosome 2, complete sequence genomic window:
- a CDS encoding 2,4-dihydroxyhept-2-ene-1,7-dioic acid aldolase, putative encodes MAYPTALTTSIDNSRLRLLNKIKAGEFPLMTFMAIPSIRQAQIVALTGLDGIIIDCEHGHIGDDAMHNSVAAISALGVSPVIRIRGPAHDILKRALDTGAHGIMVPQINNAEEAEQIVASSKFPPQGVRGQGSAFPAIAHGLTTPEYMKSANETIITMIQIETRAGVANVDAICAVPGVDLVFIGPNDLAQSLLGYTPARGDEPEFVAAIDKIIAAARKHGKWAGRMVNNGTAAKEARERYDTVAVTGDTKAIQNWYMAEFEIARS; translated from the coding sequence ATGGCTTACCCTACCGCTCTTACAACCTCAATCGACAACTCTCGATTGAGGCTCCTCAACAAGATTAAGGCTGGCGAGTTCCCGCTCATGACCTTCATGGCCATCCCCTCCATCCGCCAGGCCCAGATCGTTGCCCTGACCGGTCTCGATGGTATCATTATTGACTGTGAGCACGGGCACATTGGCGACGATGCTATGCATAACTCTGTCGCTGCTATCTCCGCCCTCGGCGTCTCCCCGGTTATCCGCATCCGTGGCCCTGCCCATGATATTCTTAAGCGTGCTCTCGACACCGGTGCTCATGGCATCATGGTTCCCCAGATCAACAATGCCGAAGAGGCTGAACAAATTGTTGCTTCTTCCAAGTTCCCTCCCCAGGGTGTGCGCGGCCAGGGCTCCGCCTTCCCCGCAATTGCCCACGGCCTCACAACCCCCGAATATATGAAGTCCGCCAACGAGACCATCATCACTATGATTCAAATAGAGACCCGCGCCGGTGTCGCGAACGTCGATGCTATCTGCGCTGTGCCAGGTGTGGATCTTGTCTTTATTGGTCCCAACGATCTTGCCCAGTCTCTGCTTGGATACACACCTGCCCGCGGCGATGAGCCTGAATTTGTTGCTGCTATTGATAAGATTATTGCTGCTGCCCGGAAACACGGGAAGTGGGCTGGCCGAATGGTCAACAATGGTACCGCGGCTAAGGAGGCTCGGGAGCGGTACGACACCGTCGCCGTTACCGGGGACACCAAGGCAATTCAGAACTGGTACATGGCGGAGTTTGAAATTGCTCGTTCATGA
- a CDS encoding Allantoate permease has product MLTPELNSGRPGPEQTATTPPVNGVTTTTPPELPDLPEEPPATTEEPPATAEGPPATAEEPPATAEEPPATAEEPPATAEEPPANAEEPPATTEDPPATTEDPPATTEEPPATCKVPSEEPACTTNWSRETRHCSRIASCVCCVCKKEIQHVRNYNRGHRDCTEPQDRH; this is encoded by the exons atgctta cccccgaactgaactctggtagacccggtcctgagcagaccgctaccaccccgcctgtgaacggagtcactacaaccactccacctgaactgccagatctgccagaagaaccgcctgctaccactgaagaaccgcctgctaccgctgaaggaccgcctgctaccgctgaagaaccgcctgctaccgctgaagaaccgcctgctaccgctgaagaaccgcctgctaccgctgaagaaccgcctgctaacgctgaagaaccgcctgctaccactgaagatccgcctgctaccactgaagatccgcctgctaccactgaagaaccgcctgctacctgtaaagtcccgtccgaggaacctgcctgcacgaccaactggtctcgagaaacgagacattgcagccgtatcgctagctgcgtgtgctgcgtatgcaagaaagaaatacagcatgttcgcaattacaaccgcggacatcgagactgcactgaaccccaagaccgacactga
- a CDS encoding Major facilitator superfamily domain, general substrate transporter — protein MPRDSLKKSSKIRLSYIGGAQASSRRHSLQPATCNTLPMSFPVDKKESVLAEDNVSSAEGQVDTYNRMPESLRSLSNDDFNALNKKIIRKVDLFVLPTIGILYILNYVDRQNLSSAKLQGIMEDLNMSSEQFATAISILFVGYLPFQIPSNLIITKISRPGMYICGAVAIWGAISACTAAVTTYGQLLAVRAILGIVEAVFFPGAIYYLSAWYTKRELGKRIAGLYIAQQVGNAFGGLFAAAILQLDGHYGIRGWRWLFIIEGSATVGIGIICACIMPEFPHNSRILSQIERECAVWRIESEAGAAEGTEDGSVLKGFAKALSDPKLVLLIFCNMLSQTQGSIANYFPTLVSSLNFSSTVSLLLTAPPYILAGLVYYVLMFYSDRKNTVYPIIILCIAISIPMYIIPIATTNIGARYFSMMILPFASVGPQLLLYKTINLHLARPVSKRAAASALVNAIGGTSNIWASYLYFGKPHFYVAFGTLMGAAVLFGITITVYRWLVLRENRRLDSGDPVEIAKVIKGGVTEEMVQLNWRYEMY, from the exons ATGCCTCGAGATTCTTTGAAAAAGAGTTCTA AGATTAGGTTGAGCTATATAGGGGGAGCTCAAGCATCGTCTCGAAGACACAGCCTACAGCCTGCAACCTGCAACACCCTCCCTATGTCTTTCCCCGTGGACAAGAAAGAGTCTGTCCTGGCTGAAGACAATGTCTCATCGGCAGAAGGACAAGTTGATACCTACAACCGCATGCCTGAGTCCCTTCGCAGCCTCAGCAACGATGATTTCAACGCCCTCAACAAGAAGATCATCCGTAAGGTTGACCTCTTCGTCCTCCCCACGATTGGAATTTTGTACATTTTGAACTACGTGGATCGCCAAAACTTGAGCTCAGCAAAGCTTCAGGGTATCATGGAAGATCTGAACATGTCTTCTGAGCAATTTGCCACCGCTATTTCCATCCTGTTTGTCGGCTATCTGCCATTCCAAATTCCCAGCAACCTCATCATTACAAAGATCTCCCGGCCAGGAATGTACATCTGTGGTGCTGTGGCGATCTGGGGTGCTATCTCGGCTTGCACAGCGGCCGTCACGACATATGGTCAACTCCTCGCTGTTCGGGCCATTCTTGGAATCGTTGAAGCCGTTTTCTTCCCCGGGGCCATCTACTACCTCTCTGCCTGGTACACCAAGAGAGAGCTAGGAAAGCGTATTGCCGGGCTGTACATTGCCCAGCAAGTCGGCAATGCATTTGGTGGTCTCTTCGCCGCCGCTATCCTCCAACTTGATGGGCATTATGGAATCCGCGGCTGGAGGTGGCTATTCATCATCGAGGGCAGTGCCACTGTCGGCATAGGCATCATCTGCGCTTGCATTATGCCAGAGTTCCCCCACAACAGCCGCATCCTGTCCCAGATTGAGCGTGAGTGTGCCGTGTGGCGTATCGAGTCCGAAGCTGGTGCCGCAGAGGGCACAGAGGATGGGAGCGTTTTGAAAGGGTTCGCCAAAGCTCTCTCGGACCCCAAGCTGGTGTTGCTCATCTTTTGCAACATGCTATCCCAAACACAGGGCTCCATCGCCAATTATTTCCCCACCCTCGTCAGCTCGCTCAACTTCTCCAGTACCGTCAGCTTGCTTCTCACGGCACCCCCCTATATCCTCGCTGGCCTCGTCTACTATGTCCTTATGTTCTACTCTGATCGAAAGAATACCGTCTACCCAATCATCATCCTCTGCATTGCCATCTCGATCCCAATGTATATCATCCCGATTGCGACTACGAACATCGGCGCTCGCTACTTCTCTATGATGATCCTGCCTTTCGCCTCCGTCGGTCCTCAGCTCCTCTTATACAAGACCATCAACCTGCACCTTGCGCGGCCCGTTTCGAAGCGAGCCGCTGCTTCTGCTCTGGTTAACGCCATTGGTGGTACGTCCAATATCTGGGCCTCATACTTATACTTCGGAAAGCCCCATTTTTATGTTGCATTTGGCACGCTTATGGGTGCTGCTGTATTGTTTGGAATCACGATCACTGTATACCGCTGGCTGGTCTTGCGTGAGAACAGACGTCTGGACTCTGGCGATCCCGTGGAAATTGCCAAGGTGATCAAGGGCGGTGTCACAGAGGAAATGGTACAGCTCAACTGGCGCTACGAAATGTACTAA
- a CDS encoding YjgF/Yer057p/UK114 family has product MSRQLISSEKFPTKPHNCPAVKVPGLVFCAGQTATGEIKQATRTVLQNLKEVLELSGSSLEQVVKYNVYLADMKDFAAMNEAYIDFLPQPMPSRSCLQAVAPGNGTVIEIECIAQA; this is encoded by the exons ATGTCTCGTCAACTCATCTCAAGCGAGAAGTTCCCTACCAAGCCCCACAACT GCCCTGCTGTCAAGGTTCCCGGGCTCGTCTTTTGTGCCGGCCAAACTGCTACAGGAGAGATTAAGCAGGCTACT AGAACCGTTCTGCAAAACCTGAAGGAGGTCCTCGAGCTCTCTGGCTCTTCCCTTGAGCAGGTTGTCAAGTACAATGTCTACCTTGCCGATATGAAGGATTTCGCCGCTATGAACGAAGCCTACATTGATTTCCTTCCACAGCCCATGCCATCGCGCTCATGCCTCCAAGCGGTTGCCCCTGGAAATGGCACTGTCATTGAGATCGAGTGCATTGCTCAAGCTTAA
- a CDS encoding Gibberellin 3-beta hydroxylase, putative, giving the protein MPRSAPFNPPAADLPGKPFVPTWVPPPVTQQKENFAELSSIDLSLLDSDDPAVVDKLVQQVKGAIRDDGFLFLENYGISLEQLHRQFSLAQYLYQNISEEDKERLLFNPETGVWSGYKHPYGFKRQRGPEDGIEQFNWYKPDWNDINRVPTCLHPFMDEIEEFSNYLTKSVNRRLLTLFSRVLELPDDYLWDNVQSHGCPTGEGYFRHALFRPVQKKTEEASKGLRMHGHTDFGLTTLLFSVPISCLQIWGRDEKWYYVPYKPGALVINIGDTLEIVSGGHFKATRHRVYKPPADQLKEERLSLVLFNSSVGDLRMGPATDSPLIQRVGCVEEQGVYKEFKKLTSQGKLVPTNRQWREIQIATATDPTDQERNRVGVDQVLIDGKVMHQREYMGVKVVLPV; this is encoded by the exons ATGCCACGTTCTGCCCCCTTCAATCCTCCTGCAGCTGACCTGCCTGGCAAACCTTTTGTCCCAACATGGGTTCCTCCACCCGTCACTCAGCAAAAAGAGAACTTTGCTGAGCTTAGCTCCATTGatctttctttgttggacTCGGATGACCCGGCCGTTGTTGACAAACTTGTCCAGCAGGTTAAGGGTGCCATTCGTGATGATGGATTCCTTTTCCTCGAGAACTATGGAATCTCCTTAGAGCAG CTCCACCGCCAGTTCTCTCTCGCACAGTATCTATACCAAAACATTAGCGAAGAGGACAAGGAGCGCCTCCTTTTCAACCCTGAAACTGGTGTTTGGTCTGGTTACAAGCACCCATACGGATTCAAG CGCCAACGCGGACCCGAAGACGGCATCGAACAATTTAACTGGTACAAACCAGACTGGAACGACATCAACCGTGTACCCACATGCCTTCACCCCTTTATGGATGAGATTGAAGAATTCTCCAACTATCTGACCAAATCCGTCAACCGCCGCCTCCTGACTCTCTTCTCCCGTGTTCTCGAGTTGCCCGACGACTATCTCTGGGACAATGTTCAGTCGCACGGTTGCCCAACTGGTGAGGGTTACTTCCGCCATGCACTTTTCCGTCCGGTCcagaagaagaccgaagaGGCATCCAAGGGCCTGCGCATGCACGGTCACACCGACTTCGGTCTGACAACACTGCTTTTCTCTGTCCCCATCTCGTGTCTCCAGATCTGGGGCCGCGACGAAAAGTGGTACTACGTTCCCTACAAGCCCGGTGCGCTTGTCATTAACATCGGTGATACCCTGGAGATCGTTTCTGGCGGCCATTTCAAGGCTACGCGTCACCGTGTTTACAAGCCTCCTGCCGATCAGTTGAAGGAGGAGCGTCTCTCTCTGGTTCTCTTCAACAGTTCTGTTGGTGATTTGCGCATGGGTCCTGCAACCG ATTCTCCCTTAATTCAGCGAGTGGGCTGTGTCGAGGAACAGGGTGTCTACAAGGAGTTCAAGAAACTCACTTCCCAAGGAAAGCTGGTGCCTACCAACCGACAGTGGCGTGAAATCCAGATCGCCACCGCAACAGATCCCACAGATCAAGAGCGCAACAGAGTTGGTGTCGACCAGgttctcatcgatggcaaGGTTATGCACCAACGAGAGTACATGGGTGTCAAGGTTGTCCTGCCCGTTTGA
- a CDS encoding Blue (type 1) copper domain has product MLSIVWISPFVVRRNPDACVGDFYVTNHRRFTRHENLKRHSTLHSRSQAEASLPCDFCHATFSRPDLRSRHMKRKHPEHEQHRVTKRTERQPAPRQDRLNTSASPTAVSTTESHGDLNSPGSVNSSPGEETRFDGDAVWRPVMRYQQQQFGCERPTENQNTATPRSGIAKTQATSDLLQHQLVTSDSALIEQIVQDATDLERRLLLGSSFLKPTNHIENHLHPMANLQADPIDNTSLAEYSFNHPTLDRLSPTDIPQLQDDWAPTARQISRGCDLFFGSVSHFLPFLHSSTFDPTHVPPHLVLSILCLAYQYGEDPECGNQEGSGDSFSIRCFHKARALLASDEDRPDASTMITTLVQSYLLLQICAMMYLCGDISACGLKMHSHMISLARAGRMTQPMNVESGATADLESLWREFVKSESHKRTLFAVHQIDALWYQFLSIPRSISHLEIKHDMPCPQDQWSSSSAAEWAHRQLVARNAGPSVTYTDAVRRFLSSDEDAASLPAFDPYGAINIAQFLISSAREISGWSTMTGMLSLERFGALRSSLVALRPFICPSDHKAQTKYATSCPATWETAMMELQMWSPSHTGGIVEGSIDAVLSQSTFLGPSQFLCDTNTAKTMQPHVNWFLRYLEETRTLESEAPWVTLYAYKAFLIAWQLINAGLPGAMDTVGISDGDIEGALIWARKVFQRRQKWQIGKLILSCLDELGK; this is encoded by the exons ATGTTGTCAATAGTCTGGATATCACCCTTTGTCGTGCGGAGAAACCCCGACGCCTGCGTGGG CGATTTTTACGTTACAAATCAT CGTCGATTTACTCGACATGAGAACCTCAAGCGGCATTCAACATTACACTCCCGCTCTCAGGCCGAAGCGTCGCTTCCCTGTGACTTTTGCCATGCTACCTTCTCCCGCCCTGACTTGCGCAGTCGGCATATGAAGAGGAAACATCCAGAGCACGAGCAGCACCGAGTGACAAAGAGGACAGAACGCCAACCAGCACCCAGACAAGACAGGTTAAATACTTCTGCATCGCCGACAGCGGTCTCGACTACAGAAAGCCATGGTGATTTGAATTCTCCCGGGTCGGTGAACTCGAGTCCAGGAGAGGAAACGAGGTTTGATGGTGATGCGGTCTGGCGCCCAGTGATGCGGTATCAGCAGCAGCAATTTGGCTGTGAACGCCCCACAGAAAACCAAAATACTGCGACGCCAAGGAGCGGGATAGCCAAGACACAAGCGACAAGTGACCTGTTACAACATCAGTTGGTGACGAGTGACTCTGCTCTCATCGAGCAGATTGTCCAGGACGCTACAGATCTGGAGCGGAGACTACTATTAGGGTCATCCTTTCTCAAGCCCACCAATCACATTGAGAATCACCTTCATCCGATGGCCAATTTACAAGCTGATCCAATCGATAATACAAGTCTAGCCGAGTACAGCTTCAACCATCCGACTCTGGATCGATTGTCACCAACTGACATACCTCAACTCCAAGACGATTGGGCCCCGACTGCTCGACAAATCTCGCGAGGCTGCGATCTATTTTTCGGCTCAGTCTCTCATTTCCTCCCCTTTCTCCATTCCTCGACTTTTGATCCGACTCACGTTCCTCCTCATTTGGTCCTCAGTATACTTTGCCTTGCTTATCAATATGGCGAGGACCCAGAATGCGGGAACCAAGAAGGCTCAGGCGATAGCTTTTCTATACGTTGCTTTCACAAGGCTCGAGCTCTCCTTGCTTCCGATGAAGACAGGCCCGATGCTTCAACAATGATTACCACACTGGTCCAATCATACTTGCTCCTTCAGATTTGTGCCATGATGTACCTCTGTGGTGACATCTCCGCATGCGGCCTCAAAATGCATTCGCATATGATCTCTCTGGCTCGTGCTGGAAGAATGACACAGCCAATGAATGTTGAGTCTGGTGCGACTGCAGATTTGGAGTCGTTGTGGCGGGAATTTGTCAAATCCGAGTCGCATAAACGGACCCTTTTCGCGGTGCATCAGATAGACGCGCTTTGGTACCAATTTCTGTCCATTCCTCGCTCAATCTCACATTTGGAAATCAAGCATGACATGCCCTGTCCACAAGACCAATGGTCATCATCCTCTGCCGCTGAATGGGCTCATCGACAACTTGTTGCAAGAAATGCCGGCCCCTCAGTCACATACACCGATGCCGTTCGACGCTTCCTCTCTTCTGATGAAGATGCCGCCTCACTTCCAGCATTTGACCCATACGGCGCCATTAACATCGCGCAATTTCTGATCTCTAGCGCCCGAGAAATCTCAGGCTGGTCTACAATGACGGGGATGCTCAGTTTGGAACGATTCGGCGCATTAAGATCATCCCTCGTCGCACTCAGACCGTTTATCTGTCCCAGTGATCACAAAGCGCAAACAAAGTACGCGACTTCGTGCCCTGCAACTTGGGAGACTGCCATGATGGAGCTGCAAATGTGGTCGCCATCCCACACTGGTGGGATTGTGGAAGGAAGTATAGACGCCGTTCTCAGCCAGTCAACATTTTTAGGACCGTCGCAGTTCCTGTGCGATACAAACACGGCCAAGACTATGCAACCGCATGTCAACTGGTTTCTACGATATCTCGAGGAAACGCGCACATTGGAATCCGAAGCGCCGTGGGTTACCTTGTATGCGTATAAAGCCTTTTTGATTGCCTGGCAGCTAATAAATGCTGGCCTACCTGGCGCAATGGACACTGTGGGCATTAGTGACGGTGATATAGAGGGAGCTCTGATTTGGGCGAGAAAGGTCTTTCAGCGAAGACAGAAATGGCAGATTGGAAAACTGATCTTGTCGTGTTTGGATGAGCTAGGTAAATGA